The window TACGTAGCAGGGAAAGTCTTGCACCACAATGCGATAGACTGCCTCGGCGCCCAGCTCCGGCCAAAGGAAGGTTTCACGTGAAACTGCGCTCTTGGTGAGCAGGGCCGAGATGCCTCCCACGCAGACCAGATACAAGGCCCCGTGCTTTCTTATCGCAGACTCGACCTCCGGAGAACGTTCGCCTTTGCCGAGCATGACTTGCAAGCCCTGCTCCAACAGCAGGGGGGTGAATCTGTCCATCCGGGACGAGGTGGTGGGCCCAATGGCGCCGCTGATCTTTCCGGGCGGAGTGGGCGAAGGGCCGCAGTAAAAAAGCGCACCCTCGGAAAGTGGAATTGGGATGTCTTCGCCCCTGTGGATAAGTTCAGCCAGCCGGGCATGCACCTGGTCGCGGGCTGTATACAGAACACCGCTGAGCAGGATCTTGTCACCCCGCTTTAGATTGTGGATAACTTGTGGATCAAGGGGTAAACTCAGCTTGTAGGTTTTCATCTTTGCAGGAAAGGGATTTTGTTTTTCGGTTGGATTCCAGTGCAGGGAACGGCTGAAAAGTGGTCAGGCAATTTATGCTCTGCTTTTTCCCATGTCAACAGATCTCCTTGCCTCTGTCCCTCGGTTTTGCCATTAATGAACTCAAACGCAGGACCATGTTTCACGTGAAACATCAGATGATCCTCGTGGTGCAGCGGTGCGCATGGCAGTCCAGATTCACGGCCACGGGCAGGGATGCGATATGGCAGGGCGCTGTCAGGATCCTGACCTCGAGCGCGGTGGTGGAGCCTGCAAAACCCTGCACCCCCTTTCCCTCTGCGTTGATCCTATCCAAGAGGCGCTGCTCCAGGTTCAAAAGACAGATCTTCTTGCCCTCGGCGGAGTGAGGAACGATCAGGGCTTGCTTGGCCAGCCGGGCGCAAAGCTCAAAATCTCCACCGATACCAACTCCCACGATAACCGGCGGACAGGCTTTGCCTCCAGCTTGCACAACCGTCGCGACAATGAAGTCCTCGATATCCTCAAGAGGGGTGGTGGGGTTGAACATTTTAAGCGCGCTGCAGTTTTCCGCGCCGCCGCCTTTAAGCGCGACATGCAGGGTGAGCTTTTCCCCGGGAACCTGATCGAGATGCAGAATTACCGGAATTGATTTGGCTGTGTCTGGCCCGTACAAGGTCTCCGGGCCAGTATTGCATCCTTCAGATCCGGTGTTTGCCGGCTCAGGTTTTTGCACCCGGCGGAGCGGGTCTGACGCGATGGAATCGCGCAGGAAATATTTCTGCCAGGCCTCGGCAGCTGCGGCTTCAATTATATCACGCAGGGTGACGCCCTCGATCAGAACTGAAGTGCCTATCTCAGCAAACACGATCACCAAGCCGGTATCCTGGCAAACAGGGATGCCTTCCCTGGCTCCGATCTCCGCGTTGGCCAGAATGGAATCCAGCATATCCCGGGCGATCTCATCCTGTTCCTGATCGCGGGCAATTTTCAGAAGCTCGAGTGTTTCGGAGTGGGGGCGGCAGTAAATTTCCCCGATGGCAGAGATCATGGCCTCTCTGATCTGTTGGGCCATGACGCGTCTGGGCTCCATGCTCTCAAAGCTCCATTTTGGGGCTTGTTTGAAGTTTTCCTCTTGCGCGGCACATCGGATATGGACCTCAGCCCTTTTTGCGCATCAAAAGGTATTTAAGGAGCAGGTCGTCGATGGGGGTGGCCGTGCTCACGGGGTTGTATTCGATCTGGTATTGGTGGCAGTCCGATTTGAGCCGGTTGACGTGCCCGGAATAATTGGCCAGATATTCGCTCCTGATCTGCCAGGGATTGACGGTCAGCATTTCCCCGGTCTCGCTGTCCACGAATTCGGTCTCGTGGCGAAAGCGGAAATCGTCTTCCTGAAGGTCCGTGATGTGGAAGACCAGGACCTCGTGGTGCATGGAACGGAAATGTTTGAGCCCCTCGATGATTTTGTCCGGGTCGTCCAGGAGGTCGGAAATGACGATGATCAGGCTGCGCTTGCGGATCGATTCCGCCGCTTTGTGCAGGTTTTCCAGCAGCCGGGTGGAATCCTTGGGCTCAAGTTCAGCCAGCACCCTGAAGATCTGGGCCAGGTAGCCCCGATAGGCCTTGGGAGGGAGCATCGAGGTGATCTGGGTGTTGAAGGTGACCAGCCCGACCGCGTCCTTTTGCCCGATCAT of the Candidatus Syntrophosphaera sp. genome contains:
- a CDS encoding fumarate hydratase — encoded protein: MEPRRVMAQQIREAMISAIGEIYCRPHSETLELLKIARDQEQDEIARDMLDSILANAEIGAREGIPVCQDTGLVIVFAEIGTSVLIEGVTLRDIIEAAAAEAWQKYFLRDSIASDPLRRVQKPEPANTGSEGCNTGPETLYGPDTAKSIPVILHLDQVPGEKLTLHVALKGGGAENCSALKMFNPTTPLEDIEDFIVATVVQAGGKACPPVIVGVGIGGDFELCARLAKQALIVPHSAEGKKICLLNLEQRLLDRINAEGKGVQGFAGSTTALEVRILTAPCHIASLPVAVNLDCHAHRCTTRII
- a CDS encoding FumA C-terminus/TtdB family hydratase beta subunit is translated as MKTYKLSLPLDPQVIHNLKRGDKILLSGVLYTARDQVHARLAELIHRGEDIPIPLSEGALFYCGPSPTPPGKISGAIGPTTSSRMDRFTPLLLEQGLQVMLGKGERSPEVESAIRKHGALYLVCVGGISALLTKSAVSRETFLWPELGAEAVYRIVVQDFPCYVALS
- a CDS encoding DUF58 domain-containing protein, with the protein product MTLLTEETAAKLKRFQFQAKAIVEGFLVGLHKSPYHGFSVEFSDHREYNSGDPIKNIDWKIVAKTERYYVKRFEEETNLRCYIILDHSRSMFYGSGDSTKIDYACRLAAALSWLMIGQKDAVGLVTFNTQITSMLPPKAYRGYLAQIFRVLAELEPKDSTRLLENLHKAAESIRKRSLIIVISDLLDDPDKIIEGLKHFRSMHHEVLVFHITDLQEDDFRFRHETEFVDSETGEMLTVNPWQIRSEYLANYSGHVNRLKSDCHQYQIEYNPVSTATPIDDLLLKYLLMRKKG